Proteins found in one Serinicoccus marinus DSM 15273 genomic segment:
- a CDS encoding transglycosylase family protein, producing MKLITRTLGTAGATVALAGAGVVIAGSASAADTGIPVLEAIKQCESGGSYTAQNPTSTASGAYQFLDSTWQGMDAAAGYARAVDAPESVQDAAAIELYTEQGTTPWLASASCWQGMGFESTSGSGETATATDTMSADTGTAATVGDTSTTTAAGDAGGAGAHGAGRGGGAAGDCSR from the coding sequence ATGAAGCTCATCACCCGCACCCTGGGCACCGCTGGTGCCACCGTGGCGCTCGCGGGCGCCGGCGTCGTGATCGCCGGCTCCGCCTCGGCCGCCGACACCGGGATCCCGGTGCTCGAGGCCATCAAGCAGTGCGAGAGCGGCGGCAGCTACACCGCGCAGAACCCGACGTCCACGGCGTCCGGCGCCTACCAGTTCCTCGACAGCACCTGGCAGGGCATGGACGCCGCCGCCGGCTATGCCCGCGCCGTCGACGCGCCGGAGTCGGTCCAGGACGCCGCCGCGATCGAGCTCTACACCGAGCAGGGCACCACCCCGTGGCTGGCCTCCGCCTCCTGCTGGCAGGGCATGGGCTTCGAGTCGACCAGCGGCTCGGGCGAGACGGCGACCGCGACGGACACGATGTCGGCCGACACGGGCACGGCGGCCACCGTGGGTGACACGAGCACGACGACCGCCGCGGGCGACGCGGGCGGGGCCGGGGCCCACGGCGCGGGCCGCGGTGGCGGAGCGGCGGGCGACTGCTCCCGCTGA
- a CDS encoding response regulator transcription factor — MRVLLIDLGDEGSQRLARALHAEGCVVDVLGGIAEAVWACGQSPPQSPGGIAVAVACVPTTGRVERDLSLRLRAAGIATPLLVVAGRAATHDVVAALDSGADDVVCRPVRLPEIVARLRALARREPVVPTPRLVVGDLTLDLGAQRVSRGEDPIVLSPHLFTLLETFARHPGQVLTRAVLVEAVWDPAHDPTSNVVEQSVAALRRRIDTPFGRRSLQTVRGRGYRLDPAA; from the coding sequence ATGAGGGTCCTGCTGATCGATCTGGGCGACGAGGGGTCGCAGCGGTTGGCTCGTGCTCTGCATGCCGAGGGGTGCGTGGTCGACGTGCTCGGCGGCATCGCCGAGGCGGTATGGGCCTGCGGCCAGTCGCCCCCGCAGAGCCCAGGGGGCATCGCGGTGGCCGTGGCCTGCGTGCCGACCACGGGCCGGGTCGAGCGCGACCTGTCGCTGCGCCTGCGCGCGGCCGGGATCGCCACCCCGCTGCTCGTGGTGGCCGGGCGCGCTGCCACCCACGATGTCGTCGCGGCCCTCGACAGCGGTGCCGACGACGTGGTCTGCCGACCGGTCCGGCTCCCGGAGATCGTCGCCCGGCTGCGGGCCCTGGCCCGGCGCGAGCCGGTCGTGCCGACGCCTCGGCTCGTCGTCGGGGACCTGACGCTGGACCTCGGCGCACAGCGGGTGAGTCGGGGCGAGGACCCCATCGTGCTGTCGCCGCACCTGTTCACCCTGCTGGAGACCTTCGCCCGGCACCCCGGCCAGGTCCTCACCCGCGCGGTGCTCGTCGAGGCGGTGTGGGACCCGGCCCACGACCCGACCTCCAACGTCGTCGAGCAGTCGGTCGCGGCCCTGCGTCGACGCATCGACACCCCCTTCGGCCGCCGGTCGCTGCAGACCGTGCGGGGGCGCGGCTACCGCCTCGACCCGGCCGCCTGA
- a CDS encoding SDR family NAD(P)-dependent oxidoreductase — protein sequence MQISHQTFVVTGAGNGIGREIALELLRRDARVAGVDLREEALAETARLAAAGERLSVHTLDITDREAVAALPEAVVAHHGHLDGLLNVAGVIQEFVPFAELSPEAMHRVVDVNLWGTVHTTQVCLPHLVERPEACVVNVSSMGGLVPVPGQTLYGASKAAVRLLTEGLYAELRGTAVAVSVVFPGAVGTEITTNSGVSVPGGDAEARRDQAGRRTLSAAKAASMIVDKAVGQGGFHVSVGSDVALLGRLSRVSPQRATDLVARRMADLLG from the coding sequence GTGCAGATCTCCCACCAGACCTTCGTCGTGACCGGCGCCGGCAACGGCATCGGGCGCGAGATCGCCCTCGAGCTGCTGCGCCGGGACGCCCGGGTCGCGGGGGTCGACCTGCGGGAGGAGGCACTCGCCGAGACCGCCCGGCTCGCGGCGGCGGGGGAGCGGCTGTCGGTGCACACGCTCGACATCACCGATCGCGAGGCGGTGGCGGCGCTGCCCGAGGCCGTGGTCGCCCACCACGGCCACCTGGACGGCCTGCTCAACGTCGCCGGCGTGATCCAGGAGTTCGTCCCCTTCGCCGAGCTCTCGCCCGAGGCCATGCACCGGGTCGTGGACGTCAACCTCTGGGGCACGGTCCACACCACCCAGGTCTGCCTGCCGCACCTGGTCGAGCGGCCCGAGGCCTGCGTCGTCAACGTCTCCAGCATGGGCGGCCTGGTCCCGGTGCCCGGGCAGACGCTCTACGGCGCGAGCAAGGCCGCGGTCCGGCTGCTGACCGAGGGCCTGTATGCCGAGCTGCGCGGCACGGCGGTCGCGGTGAGCGTGGTCTTCCCCGGTGCGGTCGGCACCGAGATCACGACGAACTCCGGCGTGAGCGTGCCCGGTGGTGATGCCGAGGCGCGGCGGGACCAGGCCGGTCGCCGGACGCTGTCGGCCGCCAAGGCCGCGAGCATGATCGTCGACAAGGCGGTGGGCCAGGGCGGCTTCCACGTGAGCGTCGGCTCCGACGTCGCCCTGCTGGGTCGCCTGTCACGGGTCTCGCCGCAGCGGGCGACCGACCTCGTCGCGAGGCGTATGGCCGACCTGCTCGGCTGA
- the fucP gene encoding L-fucose:H+ symporter permease: MATVPTETSTDERAAPLVAKHLRVPFILLLLCFAAWGMAANLTDILVGVFRGIFDMSNFQSSLVQFAYYGAYFLLAIPAAFINSRFGFKAGVLVGLGLAALGGFLFIPASQMLAYNMFLLALFVLAAGLSILETSANPFVIAMGDEASSTQRLNLAQSFNPVGANLGVLMGAVLILPNLTPEESKTIMSEAELLAAQEADLFQVLRPYVFIASVLVLIWLLIAFRKMHLPTQPEAVDLTSGGGGTFARLWANRHYRYGVVAQFFNVAAQTCTWTFTILYAQDVVGLSQDAAGWWLQASLLIFLVSRFVMTWLLGIFRPAKLLLVMALFGAACCLTSMFVLNIVGLIAVVAISAGLSLMFPTIYGLALQGLGPDAKFGSAGLVMAILGGALIPMVHAAVMDVSGSAMGYVVPGVCLALVACYAVFDLRNTRPAPGSTPETVEA, encoded by the coding sequence ATGGCGACGGTGCCGACCGAGACGAGCACGGATGAGCGCGCAGCACCGCTGGTGGCCAAGCACCTGCGGGTGCCGTTCATCCTGCTGCTGCTGTGCTTCGCGGCCTGGGGGATGGCCGCCAACCTGACCGACATCCTCGTCGGGGTCTTCCGCGGCATCTTCGACATGTCGAACTTCCAGTCATCACTGGTGCAGTTCGCCTACTACGGCGCCTACTTCCTGCTGGCCATCCCGGCGGCCTTCATCAACTCCCGCTTCGGCTTCAAGGCCGGCGTGCTGGTGGGCCTGGGGCTCGCGGCTCTCGGTGGCTTCCTCTTCATCCCGGCGAGCCAGATGCTCGCCTACAACATGTTCCTGCTGGCGCTCTTCGTGCTGGCCGCGGGGCTGTCCATCCTGGAGACCTCGGCCAACCCCTTCGTCATCGCGATGGGCGACGAGGCGAGCTCGACCCAGCGGCTCAACCTGGCGCAGTCCTTCAACCCGGTCGGGGCCAACCTCGGCGTGCTCATGGGTGCGGTGCTCATCCTGCCCAACCTCACGCCGGAGGAGAGCAAGACGATCATGAGCGAGGCCGAGCTCCTCGCCGCGCAGGAGGCGGACCTCTTCCAGGTGCTGCGTCCCTACGTCTTCATCGCCAGCGTGCTCGTGCTCATCTGGCTGCTCATCGCCTTCCGCAAGATGCACCTGCCCACGCAGCCGGAGGCGGTCGACCTCACCTCCGGCGGGGGCGGGACCTTCGCCCGGCTGTGGGCCAACCGGCACTACCGCTACGGCGTGGTCGCGCAGTTCTTCAACGTCGCGGCCCAGACCTGCACCTGGACGTTCACGATCCTCTACGCCCAGGACGTCGTGGGGCTCAGCCAGGACGCCGCGGGCTGGTGGCTGCAGGCCAGCCTGCTGATCTTCCTGGTCTCGCGCTTCGTCATGACCTGGCTGCTGGGCATCTTCCGGCCGGCCAAGCTGCTGCTCGTCATGGCGCTCTTCGGCGCCGCCTGCTGCCTGACCTCGATGTTCGTGCTCAACATCGTGGGCCTCATCGCGGTCGTGGCCATCTCGGCCGGACTGTCGCTGATGTTCCCGACGATCTACGGCCTGGCGCTGCAGGGGCTCGGCCCGGACGCGAAGTTCGGCTCCGCGGGCCTCGTCATGGCGATCCTCGGTGGGGCGCTCATCCCGATGGTGCACGCGGCGGTCATGGACGTGTCGGGTTCGGCGATGGGGTATGTCGTTCCCGGCGTCTGTCTGGCGCTGGTCGCCTGCTATGCGGTCTTCGACCTGCGCAACACGCGGCCCGCACCCGGGTCGACGCCCGAGACGGTGGAGGCCTGA